One region of Pseudoalteromonas galatheae genomic DNA includes:
- a CDS encoding cation diffusion facilitator family transporter, with product MHSHSHQHGTDERIGWAFFLNVTFTIIEFIGGWLTNSTAIMADAVHDLGDSLSIGFAWVLSRFSNKAAPDKYSYGYRRLTLFGALVNGIVLVIGSIWVLFEAIPRLTNPEMPVVEGMLGLAILGVAVNGYAVFKLKAGETLNEKVLTWHLLEDILGWVAVLIVSIVLLFVELPILDPLLSIGFTLFILFNVFRNLKSTLVLFLQAAPDEQTQQSIKQSLIKLPEVNDVHHIHFWSLDGESHVLTAHLELAQDLDIDKLIELKQEISIELSSYNLSHTTIEFEFPNENCRDTMSKL from the coding sequence ATGCATAGCCATAGTCATCAACATGGAACAGACGAAAGGATTGGTTGGGCGTTTTTTCTGAATGTTACCTTTACGATCATCGAGTTTATTGGTGGTTGGCTTACCAATAGTACGGCTATTATGGCTGATGCGGTGCATGACTTGGGTGATAGTTTATCTATAGGCTTTGCATGGGTATTAAGTCGCTTTTCAAACAAAGCAGCACCAGATAAATACAGCTATGGTTATCGCCGACTTACACTATTCGGCGCTTTGGTAAATGGCATTGTATTGGTTATTGGCTCAATTTGGGTTTTGTTTGAAGCAATACCAAGGCTAACCAACCCTGAAATGCCTGTAGTTGAAGGAATGTTAGGGTTAGCGATACTCGGTGTTGCCGTAAATGGATATGCCGTTTTCAAATTAAAAGCTGGGGAAACTTTAAACGAAAAAGTACTAACTTGGCATTTACTTGAAGATATTCTGGGTTGGGTTGCAGTTCTTATTGTTTCAATCGTATTGTTATTTGTAGAATTACCAATATTAGACCCACTGTTATCAATTGGCTTTACATTATTTATCTTGTTCAATGTTTTCAGAAATCTAAAATCTACACTTGTCTTGTTTCTTCAAGCCGCACCGGATGAACAAACTCAACAAAGTATCAAACAATCTCTTATTAAATTACCTGAAGTTAATGACGTTCATCATATACACTTTTGGTCATTAGATGGAGAGAGTCATGTATTAACGGCGCACTTGGAGTTAGCTCAAGATTTAGATATAGATAAACTTATCGAGCTTAAACAAGAAATATCGATAGAGCTTTCATCATATAATTTGTCACATACAACAATTGAATTTGAATTCCCTAATGAAAATTGTCGAGATACAATGTCTAAACTTTAA
- a CDS encoding TolC family protein: MRLNVSPHRKVAKVRCITPRYKYFACLMISLLTFNVNAFEKELNLQEAIRWTLKQNPELKIFDFKQQALIGQEQTASLNPAFELEVEAENFVGSGDFNKFDSAELTIALSSVIEMGDKRSARIGLISNSKKLLNAKTEVEALNLIAQVTQQFIEVLASQERVLLADNALSLAQEAFNVVDERNRAGATPNAEVKRARAAIAQAKLTSQSEKKRLEYLRLSLAAFWGESTLNFSKVTGDLFQFGNDSDFETLFAKLETNPAIQIYANEERLKEAELRLARTESTANIQWSVGVRRSQESNDTALVAGFSLPLFADKRNSGAIASALAERDQVAIEKDVTKLKLRNHLLRAYSNRQQAILTTNALRQSVIPMLDQALDDTQIAYQKGRNGYLDYVSAREELLNARRTLIDAASAALFYGAEIEKLTNEALSL; the protein is encoded by the coding sequence ATGAGACTTAATGTATCACCGCACCGAAAGGTAGCTAAGGTGAGGTGTATAACACCTCGGTATAAATATTTTGCGTGCTTAATGATTTCGCTTTTAACATTTAATGTTAACGCTTTTGAAAAGGAGCTTAATCTACAAGAGGCAATACGTTGGACACTCAAGCAAAATCCAGAGTTAAAAATATTTGATTTCAAGCAACAAGCTTTAATTGGACAAGAACAAACAGCAAGCTTAAATCCGGCATTTGAGCTTGAAGTAGAAGCTGAGAACTTTGTAGGTTCAGGTGATTTCAATAAATTTGATAGTGCTGAATTAACGATTGCTCTTTCTTCCGTGATTGAAATGGGAGATAAGCGTTCTGCAAGAATTGGACTTATTTCTAATTCTAAAAAGCTGTTGAATGCTAAAACGGAAGTTGAGGCGTTAAATTTGATAGCTCAAGTTACTCAACAATTTATCGAAGTGCTCGCCTCACAAGAAAGAGTCTTATTAGCCGATAATGCGTTAAGCCTAGCTCAAGAAGCATTCAATGTTGTTGATGAACGTAATCGTGCAGGAGCAACCCCTAATGCTGAGGTAAAGCGAGCGAGGGCAGCGATTGCCCAAGCTAAGCTAACCTCTCAATCAGAAAAGAAACGCCTAGAATATTTAAGGCTGTCTTTAGCCGCTTTTTGGGGAGAATCAACGCTGAACTTCTCGAAGGTAACAGGTGATTTATTTCAATTTGGAAATGATAGTGATTTTGAGACGCTTTTTGCAAAGTTAGAAACAAATCCTGCCATTCAAATTTACGCCAATGAGGAGCGACTTAAGGAAGCTGAGTTGCGTTTAGCCAGAACTGAGTCAACTGCCAATATTCAGTGGTCTGTAGGGGTTAGACGCTCTCAAGAAAGTAATGATACTGCCTTAGTCGCAGGCTTTAGCCTACCGTTATTTGCTGACAAGCGAAACTCAGGAGCAATCGCGAGTGCCTTAGCTGAGCGTGATCAAGTTGCCATTGAAAAAGATGTAACGAAATTAAAGCTTAGAAATCATTTGCTGCGAGCATACTCGAATAGGCAGCAAGCTATTTTGACGACAAATGCACTAAGACAGTCGGTAATTCCAATGTTAGATCAGGCACTAGATGATACCCAAATTGCTTATCAAAAAGGTCGTAATGGCTATCTTGACTATGTATCAGCTAGAGAAGAACTACTAAACGCTCGTCGCACGCTGATTGATGCTGCTTCTGCTGCTTTGTTTTACGGGGCCGAGATTGAAAAATTAACGAATGAAGCGTTATCACTTTAA
- a CDS encoding efflux RND transporter permease subunit — MIESILRLAINRRYLILSMLFVIVSVGLWSYQKLPIDAVPDITNVQVQINTSAPGYSPLEAEQRITFPIETALAGLPKLSHTRSLSRYGLSQVTVIFEEGTDIYFARNLINARLGAIKSVLPNGLEPEMGPISTGLGEIFMYTVQASPDARMPNGKEYTAIALREIQDWIIKPQLAQVKGVIEVNSIGGYNKQYHITPSPEKLLYHQISFEDLSNALRNSNDNRGAGYIEQNGEQVLVRSVGQLAKIDEILNVVVKKDNGIPVRISDVASVAIGKELRTGAATQNGIETVLGTTMMLIGENSRTVALEVENKLKQIQTSLPKGVIAEPVYNRTTLVDKAIATVTKNLVEGALLVVVVLFLLLGNLRAALITAAVIPLSMLMTITGMVKTGVSANLMSLGALDFGLIVDGAVIIVENSVRRLAEAQHNGHRQDLRERLNTVFEATSEVIRPSLFGVAIITVVYIPIFTLTGVEGKMFHPMAATVVMALISAMILSVTIVPAAVAVFMKGKISEKESVVISSTKSVYKPLLILALKFRWVIVSISIALMGYSLWIATTLGTEFVPQLNEGDITVQALRIPSTSLDQSVEMQEVLEQRIKAFTEVDKVFSRIGTPEVATDPMPPSIADIFVILKPRSEWSEPTKAKSELVEEMEEALKSIPGNNYEFTQPIQMRFNELISGVRADLGIKVFGDDLDQLLFTANDILNIVKTVDGAADARMEQVTGIPSLSILPKRESLGRYGLNVTQLQDWVAAAIGGESAGIIYEGDRRFELVVRLPELIRMDIEGLKSLPLPLGNGNYVPLEEVALLKSESLPAQISRENGKRRVVVTVNVRGRDLGSFVKEVKAKISSEGEVPAGYWLDYGGTFEQLESASKRLSLVVPITLVVILGILVIAFGSIKDALIIFSGVPLALTGGVFSLYFRDMPLSISAGVGFIALSGVAVLNGLVMLAFIRDLWHEKGDLYLAIVEGAIVRLRPILMTALVASLGFIPMALNTGIGAEVQRPLATVVIGGIISSTILTLFVLPVLYQWVHGSGSSKQLSNDI; from the coding sequence ATGATTGAATCAATTCTGCGTCTAGCTATAAATAGGCGCTATCTAATATTAAGTATGCTGTTTGTCATTGTTAGTGTTGGCTTATGGAGCTATCAAAAACTCCCTATTGATGCAGTTCCTGACATTACCAACGTGCAAGTACAAATTAACACGTCTGCCCCCGGTTATTCCCCTTTAGAGGCTGAACAACGGATAACGTTTCCGATAGAAACAGCATTGGCTGGGTTGCCAAAGCTATCTCACACTCGATCTCTGTCAAGATATGGCTTGTCTCAAGTAACTGTCATCTTTGAGGAAGGGACAGACATTTACTTCGCAAGAAATTTAATCAATGCCAGATTAGGGGCGATTAAAAGTGTTCTTCCTAATGGATTGGAACCTGAAATGGGGCCGATTTCGACAGGGCTTGGCGAAATTTTTATGTATACCGTGCAAGCTTCACCTGATGCAAGAATGCCTAATGGTAAAGAATATACGGCCATAGCATTAAGAGAAATACAAGACTGGATCATAAAGCCTCAATTGGCCCAAGTTAAAGGGGTCATTGAAGTCAATAGTATTGGAGGATATAACAAGCAATATCATATCACTCCAAGCCCTGAGAAGTTGTTGTATCATCAAATAAGCTTTGAAGACTTGTCTAACGCGTTGCGAAATAGTAACGATAACCGTGGAGCGGGTTATATAGAGCAAAATGGGGAACAAGTGCTTGTTCGTTCTGTAGGTCAACTTGCTAAAATTGATGAAATTCTCAATGTTGTTGTTAAAAAAGATAATGGCATTCCTGTAAGAATTAGTGATGTTGCCAGTGTCGCCATTGGTAAAGAGCTTAGAACTGGGGCCGCAACTCAAAACGGCATTGAAACCGTTTTGGGCACCACTATGATGTTGATTGGCGAAAATTCTCGCACAGTTGCATTGGAAGTTGAAAATAAGCTTAAACAAATTCAAACATCTCTTCCTAAAGGTGTAATAGCAGAGCCTGTTTATAATCGTACAACGCTCGTTGATAAGGCAATTGCAACAGTGACAAAAAACCTTGTTGAAGGGGCACTTTTAGTCGTTGTAGTTCTATTTCTATTATTGGGGAATTTACGTGCTGCCCTAATTACTGCGGCGGTAATACCTTTATCAATGTTGATGACAATAACAGGTATGGTAAAAACAGGCGTCTCTGCAAATTTGATGAGTTTAGGCGCATTGGATTTTGGCTTAATCGTCGATGGTGCCGTCATTATCGTCGAAAACTCAGTTCGTCGTCTTGCTGAAGCTCAACACAATGGGCATAGGCAAGATTTAAGAGAACGACTCAATACCGTTTTCGAAGCGACCTCTGAAGTTATACGACCCAGCTTATTTGGTGTTGCCATTATCACAGTAGTTTATATACCGATTTTCACGCTCACAGGTGTAGAAGGCAAGATGTTCCACCCAATGGCAGCAACAGTAGTCATGGCTTTAATTTCTGCAATGATCTTGTCAGTTACTATCGTGCCTGCTGCCGTCGCAGTGTTTATGAAAGGTAAGATTAGTGAAAAAGAAAGTGTTGTGATCAGTTCAACAAAATCTGTGTACAAGCCACTATTAATTCTGGCATTAAAATTTCGCTGGGTCATTGTATCAATATCAATTGCTTTAATGGGGTATAGCCTGTGGATAGCGACAACGCTGGGTACAGAGTTTGTCCCGCAGTTAAATGAAGGCGATATAACCGTGCAGGCTTTAAGAATACCATCAACCAGTCTAGATCAGTCTGTTGAAATGCAGGAAGTATTAGAACAGAGAATAAAAGCTTTTACTGAAGTTGATAAAGTCTTTTCTAGAATAGGGACGCCTGAAGTGGCGACAGATCCAATGCCACCGAGCATTGCTGATATTTTTGTCATCTTAAAACCTCGAAGTGAGTGGAGCGAACCAACAAAGGCGAAGAGTGAACTTGTTGAAGAAATGGAAGAGGCATTAAAAAGTATTCCCGGAAATAATTATGAATTTACTCAACCAATCCAGATGCGTTTTAATGAGTTGATTTCTGGTGTTCGAGCAGATCTAGGTATAAAGGTATTCGGGGATGATTTGGATCAATTGTTATTTACTGCTAACGATATACTCAATATTGTCAAAACAGTTGATGGAGCTGCCGATGCACGTATGGAGCAAGTTACAGGAATACCATCGTTATCAATTCTTCCTAAAAGAGAATCTTTGGGAAGGTACGGGTTAAATGTAACTCAGCTTCAAGATTGGGTAGCGGCTGCAATAGGAGGAGAGTCAGCCGGAATTATATATGAAGGTGATCGCAGATTCGAATTAGTGGTGCGCCTCCCTGAACTAATCAGAATGGATATTGAAGGGTTGAAGTCATTACCACTTCCGCTTGGCAACGGTAATTATGTACCTCTTGAAGAAGTTGCATTACTCAAATCGGAGTCATTGCCAGCACAAATTAGCCGAGAAAATGGAAAACGCAGAGTTGTAGTTACCGTTAATGTTCGTGGCAGGGACTTAGGAAGTTTTGTGAAGGAAGTTAAGGCCAAAATAAGTAGTGAGGGTGAAGTTCCAGCAGGCTATTGGCTTGATTATGGAGGTACATTTGAGCAACTTGAGTCGGCAAGTAAGCGACTGAGTCTGGTTGTGCCTATTACATTGGTTGTTATATTGGGTATTTTAGTTATTGCTTTTGGTTCGATTAAAGATGCCTTGATCATTTTTAGTGGTGTGCCTTTGGCTTTAACTGGCGGGGTATTTTCGCTCTATTTTCGAGATATGCCTCTTTCAATTTCAGCAGGTGTTGGCTTTATTGCACTGTCAGGAGTAGCTGTTTTAAACGGCTTAGTTATGTTGGCTTTTATTCGCGATTTATGGCACGAAAAAGGCGATCTTTATTTAGCTATTGTAGAGGGAGCTATTGTTCGTCTTAGACCAATATTGATGACAGCCCTAGTGGCAAGTTTAGGTTTTATACCAATGGCTTTAAACACAGGCATTGGTGCAGAGGTGCAACGTCCACTTGCTACCGTGGTCATCGGAGGCATCATATCTTCGACCATTTTAACTTTATTTGTATTGCCAGTTTTATACCAATGGGTACATGGCTCAGGTAGTAGTAAGCAACTTTCAAATGATATATAA
- a CDS encoding cation transporter produces MSEKCTGQCQSSPTNNDLNNNHIDSDDFGGKFVSTFKVPKMDCPSEERLIRLAIEGISTTIGLQFDIPSRLVKVFHDDNLDEITNKVQSLNLGASLESTSESCSKEAAKARKLDQSNKASEMSALRWLLLINGVMFLVEVVAGVIAQSAGLIADSLDMFADAAVYGLAIYAVGRTVSLKLRAAHISGLLQVILALGALSEVIRRFIYGSEPISSLMMIFGGVALIANVACLFLIYRNKEDGAHMKASWIFSANDVIANVGVILAGLLVTLTDSRYPDLVIGLIISLVVLNGARRILQLKY; encoded by the coding sequence ATGTCTGAAAAATGCACTGGGCAATGTCAGTCCTCTCCAACTAACAATGACCTGAATAATAACCACATCGATTCAGACGATTTTGGCGGAAAGTTTGTCAGTACATTTAAGGTTCCCAAAATGGATTGTCCTTCTGAGGAGCGTTTAATTCGACTGGCTATAGAAGGAATTAGCACAACTATTGGGTTGCAGTTTGATATTCCCAGTCGGTTAGTTAAAGTTTTCCATGATGACAATTTAGATGAGATTACTAACAAAGTGCAATCTCTCAATTTAGGTGCTTCACTAGAATCAACAAGTGAAAGTTGCAGTAAAGAAGCTGCAAAAGCGAGAAAGTTAGATCAATCAAACAAAGCAAGTGAAATGTCAGCACTTAGATGGCTGTTATTGATTAACGGAGTTATGTTTCTTGTTGAAGTGGTCGCCGGAGTTATTGCTCAATCTGCCGGACTCATTGCGGATTCTTTGGATATGTTTGCGGATGCTGCTGTGTATGGACTAGCTATATATGCTGTTGGTAGGACAGTTAGCCTGAAATTAAGGGCAGCACATATATCTGGATTATTGCAGGTTATTTTAGCGCTTGGAGCTTTAAGTGAGGTAATTCGGCGCTTTATTTATGGGAGTGAACCGATTTCATCGTTGATGATGATATTTGGTGGGGTCGCTCTAATTGCTAACGTGGCTTGTTTGTTTTTAATTTATAGAAATAAAGAAGATGGTGCTCATATGAAAGCGAGTTGGATATTTTCAGCCAACGACGTTATTGCAAATGTTGGTGTTATCTTAGCTGGCCTTCTCGTGACGCTGACAGATAGCCGTTATCCAGACTTAGTTATCGGGTTAATAATTTCCCTTGTTGTATTGAACGGCGCACGCCGAATTCTACAGTTAAAGTACTAA
- a CDS encoding transglutaminase-like domain-containing protein, translating into MLFCYNESDDISASEVLSDGYGQCNTKGNLLMALLRGLGIQCRFHGFTIDQQLQKGAIPTYVFWLAPKYIIHSWVEVYFEERWINLEGFILDDKYLTSLQQKFNQIKDNFCGYGVATKCLSSPDTDWRGTDT; encoded by the coding sequence ATACTATTTTGCTATAACGAAAGCGACGATATTTCCGCAAGTGAAGTTTTATCTGACGGATACGGGCAATGTAACACTAAGGGCAACCTTTTAATGGCCTTATTACGTGGATTAGGAATTCAGTGCCGATTTCACGGGTTTACAATAGATCAGCAATTACAAAAAGGAGCTATTCCAACTTACGTATTTTGGTTAGCGCCTAAATACATAATTCACAGTTGGGTTGAAGTTTACTTTGAAGAGCGTTGGATCAATTTAGAAGGCTTTATTTTAGATGATAAATATCTAACTTCGTTACAACAGAAGTTTAATCAAATAAAAGATAATTTCTGTGGTTATGGTGTTGCAACAAAATGTTTATCATCTCCAGATACAGATTGGCGCGGAACCGACACCTAA
- a CDS encoding efflux RND transporter periplasmic adaptor subunit: MNTLFSKKLLAIVISGLFLGGTLSGEVYALQVNTIEPVTANPKKHKHEHSESEENHVEEGHQENEGNHSEKDTEHDEHGHDQESKNKETEEEHEEGITLSPQKMSLANIKVQSIRPDYQFSTIYAPGEVKVDGYSSYVVSPRTESVIISRHTALGEHVEKGQKLVTLFSEAMAQAQADYLIASTEWQRVKKLGNKTVSESRLLQAQTTFNATYGKLIALGLTEKAIKDISNKDITSFGQYSLVAQREGVVLQDDFTQGQRVDAGDTIMLLADENKLWVEAKVSPNKKLNLSINSPAIVKLEGEDYKAKVIQEAHTIDPITRTRIIRLSVNNADDNLHSGMFVKVYFQFATEQKVMAVPEEALIRSADGDWTVFVEDHPGEFKAKEVELGRALGNFREIFGLESGTRVVTQGAFFVASEIAKGGFDPHNH, encoded by the coding sequence ATGAATACATTATTTAGCAAAAAATTATTAGCAATAGTAATTAGTGGACTTTTTTTAGGTGGGACATTAAGCGGTGAAGTGTATGCTCTACAAGTAAATACAATTGAACCTGTAACAGCAAATCCCAAAAAACATAAACACGAACACTCGGAAAGTGAAGAAAATCATGTAGAAGAAGGCCATCAGGAAAATGAAGGCAACCATTCTGAAAAAGACACAGAACATGACGAACATGGTCACGACCAAGAGAGCAAAAATAAAGAAACTGAAGAGGAACATGAAGAAGGTATTACTCTAAGCCCTCAAAAAATGTCACTAGCCAATATTAAAGTTCAAAGCATAAGACCTGATTATCAATTCAGTACAATCTATGCGCCCGGAGAGGTCAAAGTAGATGGTTATAGCAGCTATGTCGTTTCTCCCCGTACCGAGTCAGTGATAATAAGCAGACATACTGCACTCGGTGAACACGTAGAAAAAGGACAAAAGCTGGTCACCCTATTTAGTGAAGCAATGGCTCAAGCTCAAGCTGACTACTTGATTGCGTCAACTGAATGGCAGCGAGTAAAGAAATTAGGCAACAAAACAGTAAGTGAAAGTCGTTTACTTCAGGCTCAAACCACATTTAACGCCACATACGGAAAACTTATCGCACTAGGGTTAACTGAAAAAGCGATAAAAGACATATCAAATAAAGACATAACTTCGTTTGGCCAATATTCGCTAGTAGCTCAGCGAGAAGGAGTAGTTTTACAAGATGACTTCACCCAAGGCCAACGAGTCGATGCGGGTGATACTATCATGCTTTTGGCAGATGAAAATAAGCTGTGGGTGGAAGCTAAAGTATCACCCAACAAAAAGCTCAATCTATCAATCAACTCTCCGGCAATAGTTAAATTAGAAGGAGAGGATTATAAGGCAAAAGTTATTCAGGAAGCCCACACGATTGATCCCATCACTAGAACTCGAATCATTCGCCTAAGTGTTAATAATGCAGATGACAATCTCCATTCAGGCATGTTTGTTAAAGTATATTTTCAATTTGCCACTGAACAAAAAGTTATGGCTGTTCCAGAAGAAGCTTTAATTAGAAGTGCGGACGGAGACTGGACCGTCTTTGTTGAGGATCATCCCGGTGAATTCAAAGCGAAAGAGGTTGAGTTAGGTCGTGCACTAGGTAATTTCAGAGAAATTTTTGGTTTAGA
- a CDS encoding class I SAM-dependent methyltransferase — translation MKKNTPYIPPLRFHWLTRYYDRIVAITTREKFFKSLIVKKIAQTKGNELLDVGCGTGTLTKTIAENFPHFKVTGLDADQTALDILRKKLSEKVLNISLIQGFGQDMPFGENSYDIAVSSLFFHHLTRLDKIATLKEIRRALKPSGVLYIADWGKPTSILQRALFLIVQCLDGFKTTKDNVDGYLPSLIVEAGFVNVYEQDAIPTVLGTVRLIKAC, via the coding sequence ATGAAAAAAAATACACCTTATATACCTCCGTTACGTTTTCACTGGTTGACTCGTTACTATGACAGAATCGTTGCAATTACTACACGAGAAAAATTTTTTAAAAGTTTAATTGTGAAGAAAATAGCTCAAACCAAAGGAAATGAACTGCTAGATGTGGGCTGTGGTACAGGAACATTAACGAAAACAATTGCTGAAAATTTTCCTCATTTTAAGGTGACAGGCTTGGATGCTGACCAAACAGCATTAGATATTCTTCGAAAAAAACTCAGTGAGAAAGTACTTAATATTTCGCTGATACAAGGTTTTGGTCAAGATATGCCTTTTGGTGAAAACTCTTATGATATAGCTGTTTCGAGTTTGTTTTTTCACCACCTTACTCGTTTAGATAAAATAGCAACACTAAAAGAAATTCGTAGAGCGCTCAAACCGAGCGGGGTATTGTACATTGCTGATTGGGGCAAGCCGACCTCCATTTTACAACGAGCATTATTCTTAATAGTTCAATGTTTAGATGGTTTTAAAACGACAAAAGATAATGTTGATGGATACCTCCCGTCATTGATAGTAGAAGCGGGGTTTGTCAACGTTTATGAACAAGATGCTATCCCTACTGTATTAGGGACAGTTAGATTGATTAAAGCATGTTAG
- a CDS encoding efflux RND transporter periplasmic adaptor subunit, with protein MKNYLIALFIFVGISSLSQLVWASDEDSEESISKIKNEMSEKVGIETTRLSPRRLNQEISVYGKTTIGVEQLFQINARYNGVIKTINYTIGDKVKKGDLLAVIESNESLNTYEVRSPVSGLVIQRNGNVGATTQQRILFEIANVDTLWAEFRVFATHFIKVEVGQEIEIEFNGEVITSTVTNIIPTKDQPFVFVRALLDNTKFNLSSGQLLKGYITTNQFDVDLAIEKLALQELGGQLGVFVKEGEEYEFTPLILGRSDKNHIEVIDGLVQGSEYVSKNSFLIKADILKSEVEDDD; from the coding sequence ATGAAAAACTATTTAATTGCATTATTTATTTTTGTAGGGATTTCGTCGCTGTCTCAATTGGTTTGGGCAAGTGATGAGGACTCCGAAGAGAGTATAAGTAAAATAAAAAACGAGATGTCGGAAAAAGTAGGCATAGAAACAACTAGGTTATCACCTAGAAGACTTAATCAAGAAATTTCTGTTTATGGTAAGACAACCATAGGGGTAGAGCAACTGTTTCAGATAAACGCTAGATACAATGGCGTTATAAAGACGATTAATTACACTATTGGAGATAAGGTAAAAAAAGGAGATCTTCTAGCTGTTATTGAATCGAATGAAAGTTTAAATACCTACGAGGTAAGGTCTCCGGTATCAGGTTTAGTTATACAAAGAAATGGGAATGTTGGAGCAACAACACAACAACGAATTTTATTTGAAATAGCCAATGTCGATACGCTGTGGGCGGAATTTAGAGTTTTTGCTACTCATTTTATTAAAGTTGAGGTCGGTCAAGAAATCGAAATTGAATTTAATGGGGAGGTAATCACCTCAACAGTAACCAATATTATTCCAACTAAAGATCAGCCATTCGTCTTTGTTCGAGCACTTTTAGATAATACAAAATTTAACCTTTCTTCAGGCCAACTGTTAAAAGGATATATTACGACAAATCAATTCGACGTTGACTTAGCAATCGAAAAGCTTGCATTACAAGAACTAGGTGGGCAGCTAGGTGTATTCGTTAAAGAAGGTGAAGAATACGAATTTACACCGTTAATATTGGGCCGTTCAGACAAAAATCACATAGAAGTTATCGATGGACTTGTACAAGGTTCTGAGTATGTAAGTAAAAATAGCTTTTTGATTAAAGCGGATATTTTAAAATCTGAAGTAGAAGACGACGATTAG
- a CDS encoding TolC family protein — protein MYKYLKNTGVCLSFCLLVSISNVAYSKQKNVSWLDAQINKDPEIIEARELLIASNHHAKSLTQAIYNPELDASFEKEGDFNNYSIGLSQTIDFWDKRSANTSIGEITLYASQQHLLNLIDSKKADALIALTNWQSAKDTAQLSTERESQLQTLLSIVEDKQKAGILEPLDAELVYLNLSQVFSEIAEYQIELKNAEVKVKELLPDWTPELASKISIDFDVENYSYKAEWIEQHPQVQLAKAKWKEQQAKAQLTTIENKANPTIGISAGKNSDDNIVGLTFSMPLNIRNNYSDATKAAYSEAVAAEAYFQSIYRKRSFEAQANYESLMISKKYYQRWQNLMQNRIDNSARLLNARWEAGDINTSDYLIALSQRADGLHSGIQLEKQFRLSEIAFIWSMGQLSKFKI, from the coding sequence ATGTATAAATATTTAAAAAATACAGGCGTATGCCTGTCATTTTGCCTGCTTGTAAGCATTTCAAATGTGGCTTATAGCAAGCAAAAAAACGTTTCGTGGCTAGATGCTCAAATAAACAAAGATCCCGAAATCATTGAAGCGAGAGAGTTGTTAATCGCAAGCAATCATCATGCAAAAAGCTTAACTCAGGCAATTTATAACCCTGAGCTTGACGCAAGTTTTGAGAAAGAAGGTGATTTTAATAACTATTCAATCGGTTTGAGTCAGACCATTGATTTTTGGGATAAACGCTCTGCCAATACGTCAATTGGCGAGATAACTCTTTATGCCAGCCAGCAGCACTTATTGAATTTAATCGATTCAAAAAAGGCCGATGCGTTAATTGCTTTGACAAATTGGCAATCAGCGAAAGATACTGCACAGCTATCTACGGAGAGAGAAAGTCAACTGCAAACCTTACTTAGTATTGTGGAAGACAAACAAAAGGCGGGAATACTTGAGCCTCTAGATGCTGAGCTGGTTTACTTAAACTTGTCTCAAGTTTTTAGTGAAATAGCTGAATATCAAATAGAGCTAAAAAATGCTGAGGTTAAAGTTAAAGAGCTGCTGCCTGATTGGACACCAGAGTTAGCCAGTAAAATCTCTATTGATTTCGATGTTGAAAACTATTCATACAAAGCTGAATGGATTGAACAACACCCCCAAGTACAATTGGCTAAAGCAAAATGGAAAGAGCAACAAGCTAAAGCACAACTAACAACCATAGAGAATAAAGCTAATCCCACCATAGGGATTAGCGCAGGAAAAAATAGTGACGATAATATCGTTGGCTTAACATTCTCTATGCCTTTGAATATCAGAAATAACTATTCCGATGCTACTAAAGCGGCATATTCAGAAGCCGTTGCTGCGGAAGCTTATTTCCAATCCATTTATCGAAAACGCTCTTTTGAAGCTCAGGCCAACTATGAATCCCTCATGATCAGTAAAAAATACTATCAGCGATGGCAAAACCTTATGCAAAACCGAATTGATAATAGCGCGAGGTTGCTAAACGCTCGTTGGGAGGCTGGAGACATCAATACTTCAGACTATCTAATAGCGTTGAGCCAAAGAGCTGATGGATTGCACTCGGGCATTCAACTAGAAAAACAATTTAGACTCTCTGAAATAGCCTTCATTTGGAGCATGGGTCAATTATCTAAGTTTAAGATTTAA